A section of the Larus michahellis chromosome 1, bLarMic1.1, whole genome shotgun sequence genome encodes:
- the LOC141737801 gene encoding killer cell lectin-like receptor subfamily F member 1: MAGDITYADVAMLPRERPNVPSRTSVPGNTITYAELRVKPKPEGSSRSETSASGCRHGRSAWFYVVLVLGVLVFVLLGVIAALAKPFLKDRAGKSESLSQYGLNSTGNHSPSEKTVSGVLLKWLMEELCEDGQGTTCELCPPGWQLHRGRCYYFSEEAATWDDSQRNCLAKKSQLLEIEDEIEMEFIDSKEKDTKYIWIGLKTQDIKKEWSSAEDPGVKENSRIAVKRIETDKNCAVYRRKHMIQADNCQTLKKWICKKNATLLVL, translated from the exons ATGGCCGGTGATATCACATATGCAGACGTGGCAATGCTACCAAGGGAAAGACCAAACGTTCCTTCTCGGACATCAGTTCCAG GAAACACGATCACATACGCTGAGCTGCGCGTGAAGCCAAAACCTGAAGGGAGCAGCAGATCAGAGACTTCCGCTTCGG gCTGCCGACACGGGCGCTCAGCCTGGTTCTACGTGGTGCTGGTCCTGGGAGTCCTTGTGTTCGTCCTGCTGGGTGTCATAGCCGCACTAGCCAAGCCAT TTTTGAAGGACAGAGCAGGAAAATCAGAAAGTTTGTCTCAGTATGGTCTAAACAGCACCGGCAATCACAGTCCTTCAGAGAAGACTGTCTCAGGAGTGCTCCTGAAATGGCTCATGGAGGAACTGTGTGAAGATGGACAGG GAACAACATGCGAGCTGTGTCCTCCTGGGTGGCAGTTACACAGAGGGAGATGTTACTACTTCTCTGAGGAGGCTGCGACCTGGGATGACAGCCAGAGAAACTGTCTGGCCAAGAAATCCCAGCTTCTTGAAATTGAAGATGAAATTGAGATG GAATTTATAGACAGTAAAGAGAAAGATACCAAATATATCTGGATTGGTTTGAAGACTCAAGACATTAAGAAAGAATGGAGTTCAGCTGAAGATCCTGGAGTAAAAGAAAACAG CAGGATAGCTGTAAAAAGAATTGAGACTGACAAGAACTGCGctgtttacagaagaaaacacatgATCCAAGCAGATAACTGCCAGACTTTAAAGAAGTGGATCTGTAAGAAGAATGCAACTTTGTTGGTGCTCTGA
- the LOC141743984 gene encoding C-type lectin domain family 2 member L-like, which yields MGRRGGGGGDRSSSPERGPGTAKGLFSNIWLWRGVAGVLAAAVILILCIQFVNRSSDKGFPVCPSLELCPSDWLYFQRKCYYLSESEANWNSSQSFCSLHNASLLVIEDHQELSFMVKITKEDPWIGLYKRNEEFFWVNGKALDNELIEVKGSGNCAYLESKGVSASGCYLTRKWVCSLSISLAR from the exons ATGGGACGCcgagggggcggtggcggggacCGCAGCAGCTCCCCGGAGCGGGGGCCGGGGACCGCCAAAG gtCTGTTCTCAAATATCTGGTTATGGCGAGGTGTTGCTGgagtccttgctgctgctgtcattttGATTTTGTGTATTCAGTTTG TAAACCGTTCTTCAGACAAAGGTTTTCCTGTTTGTCCTTCCCTGGAACTCTGTCCATCAGATTGGCTctatttccagaggaaatgctatTACCTCTCAGAGAGTGAAGCCAACTGGAACTCCAGTCAGAGCTTCTGCTCTTTGCACAATGCTTCTCTCCTGGTGATCGAAGATCATCAGGAACTG AGTTTTATGGTGAAGATAACAAAGGAAGACCCGTGGATTGGACTCtataaaagaaatgaagagttCTTTTGGGTAAATGGGAAAGCATTAGACAATGAACT GATTGAAGTAAAAGGCTCTGGAAACTGTGCCTATCTTGAGTCAAAAGGAGTCTCGGCCTCTGGATGTTATTTAACCAGGAAGTGGGTCTGTAGCTTGAGTATTAGCTTAGCACGATAA